In Pseudomonas sp. MTM4, one genomic interval encodes:
- a CDS encoding AbrB/MazE/SpoVT family DNA-binding domain-containing protein — translation MMDVDVGDAYLLEEYVGTTRCLVLSKTKHIPDRIDELIGRWGSFGKIAADLNGKDE, via the coding sequence ATGATGGATGTCGACGTGGGGGACGCTTACCTGCTTGAGGAATATGTAGGCACGACCCGCTGCCTAGTGCTTAGCAAGACTAAACACATTCCGGATCGAATCGATGAGCTGATCGGTCGCTGGGGTTCGTTCGGTAAGATAGCAGCAGATTTAAACGGGAAGGACGAATGA
- a CDS encoding DUF6088 family protein, translating to MSVAKAVWSRVKHMRKGRPFSRMAFAQVGSRKAVDKALSNLVKSDRLERVARGIYMRPKMSIYTGRRVRANPLDIMMIRAKANGETIQIHGAEAVRRLGLSTQMQVVPTYYTSGTTREIKVGNAVVRLRHVSNARMQYAGTKVGTVLTALYYLGKQGLSAQVISRITKAMSSEELRKLKGCRMPVWMRSALLLVNEAALGPASNDPSALNTRCKLLPPRNTH from the coding sequence ATGTCTGTCGCGAAAGCTGTCTGGAGCCGAGTCAAGCACATGCGAAAAGGGAGGCCTTTTTCACGCATGGCTTTCGCACAGGTAGGTTCTAGAAAGGCGGTCGATAAGGCGCTATCAAACCTCGTGAAATCGGATCGCCTGGAGCGTGTCGCTCGCGGCATCTATATGCGACCGAAGATGAGCATATACACCGGCCGCAGGGTACGCGCTAACCCGCTGGACATAATGATGATTCGTGCCAAGGCAAACGGCGAGACAATCCAGATACACGGAGCGGAGGCTGTTCGGAGATTGGGCCTCAGCACGCAAATGCAGGTCGTGCCGACCTACTACACCAGCGGTACGACCCGCGAGATAAAAGTTGGCAACGCGGTGGTTCGCCTCAGGCATGTCTCTAATGCGCGCATGCAGTACGCCGGAACGAAGGTAGGAACGGTGCTCACCGCGCTCTATTACCTCGGAAAACAGGGGTTGTCCGCGCAGGTCATTTCCAGGATCACAAAAGCCATGAGTAGCGAAGAGTTGCGTAAGCTTAAAGGTTGTAGAATGCCAGTATGGATGCGATCGGCATTGCTTCTTGTGAATGAAGCGGCATTAGGCCCTGCTTCGAACGATCCGAGTGCGCTAAACACCAGATGCAAACTCTTGCCGCCTCGCAATACTCATTGA
- a CDS encoding SLC13 family permease gives MNQPNVITSHGNTESSGLKPLSLVIGIAVALAAALLLPDTLDTNARVVAGIAILMAVWWVTEAIPIPVTSLLPLVLFPFLGITSINDAATPYANSIVFLVLGGVLLGLATQRWNLHRRFALLTVLSVGTKPAQIVFGLMAASWFITMWVSNTATAVIMMPIGGSIILLVKSLGNEDATPKFSAAVLIGIAYAITIGSMATLIGQPPMALMRAYLANSHGLGKV, from the coding sequence ATGAATCAGCCAAACGTGATTACGTCCCACGGGAATACTGAAAGCTCCGGCTTGAAGCCGCTGTCGCTTGTCATAGGAATTGCTGTAGCCCTTGCCGCGGCCTTGCTGCTCCCCGACACCCTCGATACCAACGCCAGGGTAGTCGCAGGCATTGCGATATTGATGGCGGTATGGTGGGTCACTGAAGCTATTCCGATTCCCGTGACTTCTCTGCTCCCACTGGTGCTTTTCCCGTTTCTGGGCATCACCTCGATCAACGACGCTGCAACGCCTTACGCCAATTCGATCGTGTTCCTGGTCCTTGGGGGCGTATTGCTAGGGCTAGCCACGCAACGCTGGAATTTGCATCGTCGATTCGCTCTGCTCACGGTGCTGTCGGTGGGTACCAAACCTGCGCAAATCGTGTTCGGTTTGATGGCCGCTAGTTGGTTCATCACCATGTGGGTGAGCAATACGGCAACAGCCGTGATCATGATGCCTATTGGTGGTTCGATCATTCTTCTCGTCAAGTCGCTAGGAAATGAAGACGCGACCCCAAAGTTCTCGGCGGCGGTTCTGATTGGTATCGCCTATGCCATTACGATCGGCTCGATGGCAACTCTGATTGGCCAGCCTCCAATGGCGCTCATGCGCGCCTATTTGGCCAATTCGCATGGGCTAGGGAAGGTCTGA
- a CDS encoding integrase has protein sequence MPTDMQPKKKTPEAYWGSSKKIKTRLKTFATVRKRSFEPYHRQMESPMPAYARDPHPLFAAPESMILDLKQYYACYPCVAAYLKSFSTELDVEKDFACGLHFLALHNRAAGTFGIYRTFVERLLLWSWIFADKSALTLNRYEFGQFVNFCKRPPRPWVGAAPSARFIQNDGNWKFNEGWRPFNIRSQPESESYKPFTGTVRQIQSICSSFYNFLHAEGAAAVNPVVASRLQSGSADKADHPARRFLSSDQLSRVMQILECRASGDPAGERALFIVAATVFLCLRATDFAAIGDYWPSMNCFLFEDGTWWLVLDIPGTQPQRLAVNSKFLPYLKRYRKSRGLSPLPGLDDGVPLLETSHGRPGLSVRRIREVVRAALTQVHADITLEEENGDHWEVLLSSNPRLLRDSGAKSSAQTRVPAKLKQDLRITSLAYTYGRYYQD, from the coding sequence TTGCCCACCGATATGCAGCCGAAAAAGAAGACTCCTGAAGCATATTGGGGCAGTTCAAAAAAAATAAAAACAAGACTAAAAACCTTTGCTACGGTTAGAAAACGCAGCTTTGAACCGTACCACCGGCAGATGGAGTCTCCGATGCCAGCATACGCCAGAGACCCGCATCCACTCTTTGCCGCTCCTGAGTCCATGATTCTGGACCTTAAGCAGTATTATGCTTGCTACCCCTGCGTCGCAGCCTATCTGAAGAGTTTTTCAACTGAGCTTGACGTTGAGAAGGATTTCGCATGCGGACTTCATTTTCTAGCCCTCCATAATCGTGCAGCCGGAACCTTCGGTATTTACCGTACTTTTGTGGAGCGCCTGCTTCTATGGAGCTGGATTTTCGCTGATAAATCGGCTTTGACATTAAATCGGTATGAATTTGGTCAATTCGTTAATTTCTGCAAAAGGCCACCTCGGCCTTGGGTCGGAGCAGCACCTTCCGCGCGATTTATTCAAAACGACGGTAATTGGAAGTTCAACGAAGGCTGGCGGCCTTTCAACATCCGTAGTCAGCCGGAGTCAGAATCTTACAAACCATTCACCGGTACGGTAAGACAGATACAGAGCATCTGCAGTTCCTTCTACAATTTCCTACATGCAGAGGGTGCAGCCGCAGTCAATCCAGTCGTCGCGTCTAGATTGCAGAGTGGGAGTGCAGACAAAGCAGATCACCCTGCCCGACGCTTCCTAAGTTCAGATCAACTCTCTCGTGTTATGCAAATTCTAGAGTGCCGGGCATCAGGCGACCCTGCGGGTGAGCGCGCTCTTTTTATTGTAGCTGCGACGGTATTTCTTTGCCTCCGCGCGACTGATTTTGCAGCAATTGGTGATTACTGGCCAAGCATGAACTGTTTCTTGTTTGAGGACGGCACCTGGTGGTTGGTACTGGATATCCCCGGCACCCAGCCGCAAAGGCTCGCAGTCAACTCTAAGTTCTTGCCCTACTTGAAACGCTACCGGAAAAGCAGAGGACTATCACCGTTACCTGGACTAGATGACGGAGTTCCGCTTCTAGAGACAAGCCACGGGCGTCCGGGGCTTAGCGTTCGGCGAATTCGAGAAGTCGTTCGCGCAGCGCTCACACAGGTGCATGCAGATATTACTTTGGAGGAAGAGAACGGTGACCATTGGGAAGTTTTGCTTTCGTCAAACCCGAGGCTGCTGCGCGACAGTGGCGCAAAGAGTAGCGCTCAAACCCGCGTGCCCGCCAAACTGAAACAAGATCTACGTATTACGAGTCTCGCGTATACCTATGGTAGGTATTATCAGGATTAA
- a CDS encoding antitoxin Xre/MbcA/ParS toxin-binding domain-containing protein — MVNAARRADKTALAARKPTEYLLRSDPGLLSPTMVYKLTAEGFEMKDVQDMLSISGLYSAEKVLTRIVGKSARTIQRQSKGNQTVRLSSVQSAVAFQFATLLERATKVFGTQKLAEEWLGRPCKCLEGEIPLDVVSNPVGFQVVNDCLERIEYGVYQ, encoded by the coding sequence ATGGTTAACGCCGCCAGGCGTGCCGATAAAACGGCACTCGCCGCCCGCAAGCCTACGGAGTACCTCCTCCGTAGTGACCCTGGACTGCTCAGTCCAACTATGGTTTACAAACTGACCGCCGAGGGGTTCGAGATGAAAGATGTGCAAGACATGCTTTCGATTTCCGGTCTCTACTCGGCGGAGAAGGTCCTTACCCGCATCGTGGGCAAATCCGCTAGGACGATTCAACGACAGAGCAAGGGAAATCAAACCGTGCGCCTCAGTTCTGTGCAGAGCGCTGTGGCCTTTCAATTCGCGACGCTCCTGGAGCGCGCGACCAAAGTGTTCGGTACTCAAAAGCTAGCCGAAGAATGGCTGGGTCGGCCCTGCAAATGTCTGGAAGGCGAAATACCTCTAGACGTTGTCAGCAATCCTGTGGGGTTTCAGGTAGTAAACGACTGCCTAGAGCGCATTGAGTACGGGGTTTATCAGTGA
- a CDS encoding IS5-like element ISPa16 family transposase, giving the protein MKQMIFADAEYAGKRKQTRKELFLIEMDQVVPWKGLIALIEPHYPKGEGGRPAYPLMAMLRIHLMQNWFGYSDPAMEEALYETTILRQFAGLSLERIPDETTILNFRRLLEKHELAAGILGVINGYLGDRGLSLRQGTIVDATLIHAPSSTKNQDGKRDPEMHQSKKGNQYYFGMKAHIGVDDESGLVHSVVGTAANVADITQVDKLLHGDENVVCADAGYTGVEKRPEHAGREVIWQVAARRSTYKKLDKRSALYKAKRKIEKAKAQVRAKVEHPFRVIKRQFGYVKVRFRGLAKNTAQLVTLFALSNLWMARRHLLTTAGKVHL; this is encoded by the coding sequence ATGAAGCAGATGATCTTCGCCGACGCCGAGTACGCCGGCAAGCGCAAGCAGACCCGTAAGGAATTGTTCCTGATCGAGATGGATCAGGTAGTGCCGTGGAAGGGATTGATTGCCCTGATCGAGCCACACTACCCAAAGGGTGAAGGTGGTCGTCCAGCCTATCCGCTGATGGCCATGTTACGTATCCATCTGATGCAGAACTGGTTCGGCTACAGCGACCCGGCCATGGAAGAAGCGCTCTACGAGACGACCATCCTGCGTCAGTTCGCCGGGCTGAGCCTGGAGCGCATTCCCGACGAAACCACCATCCTCAACTTCCGTCGCTTGCTGGAGAAACATGAGCTGGCAGCCGGCATCCTCGGCGTAATCAATGGCTACCTGGGGGATCGCGGCCTGTCGCTGCGCCAGGGCACTATCGTCGATGCCACACTGATCCACGCGCCCAGCTCGACCAAGAACCAGGACGGCAAGCGCGACCCGGAAATGCACCAGAGCAAGAAAGGGAACCAGTATTACTTTGGCATGAAGGCGCACATCGGCGTGGATGATGAGTCGGGGCTGGTACACAGCGTGGTAGGCACGGCAGCCAACGTGGCGGATATCACCCAGGTCGACAAACTGCTGCACGGTGACGAGAACGTCGTCTGCGCCGATGCCGGCTACACCGGCGTCGAAAAGCGCCCCGAACATGCTGGCCGCGAAGTGATCTGGCAGGTCGCAGCACGCCGCAGCACCTACAAGAAGCTCGATAAACGCAGCGCCCTGTACAAAGCCAAGCGCAAGATCGAGAAGGCCAAGGCACAAGTGCGAGCGAAGGTCGAGCACCCGTTTCGAGTGATCAAGCGCCAGTTCGGTTACGTGAAGGTGCGCTTCCGTGGCCTGGCCAAGAACACCGCTCAGCTGGTGACGCTGTTCGCGCTGTCGAACCTATGGATGGCGCGCCGACATTTGCTGACTACCGCAGGAAAGGTGCACCTGTAA
- the catC gene encoding muconolactone Delta-isomerase: MLFHVKMIVKLPVDMDPAKAAKLKADEKELAQGLMREGKWLHLWRIAGQYANYSVFDVASVQELHDTLMQLPLFPYMEIEVSPLCRHPSSIREDDS; the protein is encoded by the coding sequence ATGCTGTTCCACGTAAAGATGATCGTAAAACTGCCGGTCGACATGGACCCGGCCAAGGCCGCGAAACTCAAGGCCGACGAGAAGGAACTGGCCCAAGGGCTGATGCGTGAAGGCAAGTGGCTCCACCTGTGGCGCATCGCCGGACAGTACGCCAACTACAGCGTCTTCGATGTCGCCAGTGTCCAGGAACTGCACGACACACTGATGCAACTGCCGTTGTTTCCCTACATGGAAATCGAGGTCAGCCCGCTGTGCCGTCATCCGTCCTCGATCCGTGAGGACGACAGCTGA
- a CDS encoding LysR family transcriptional regulator: MELRHVRYFQAVAETLNFTRAAERLNIAQPPLSRQIQQLEEFLGTELLERSRPLQLTEAGRYFYEQSGTLLRQFQQVCEHTRRIGEGQRQWLGIGFAPSTLYAALPELIRDLRRDPDLELGLHEMTTLQQIEALKSGRIDIGFGRIHFDDPAIHQQVLSEDRLVAVVPVGHRLLDQPVTLDRLSREPFVLYPANPRPSYADHVLALFANHGMGIHVSQWANELQTAIGLVAAGLGVTLVPACVQQQHRADIAYAAIVEREAVSPIILSRRAGDISNIVQRCLKLMSMT, encoded by the coding sequence ATGGAGCTTCGGCATGTGCGCTACTTCCAAGCCGTCGCCGAAACCCTGAACTTCACCCGCGCGGCCGAGCGCCTGAACATCGCCCAGCCCCCACTGAGTCGACAGATTCAGCAGCTTGAAGAGTTTTTGGGGACGGAGTTGTTGGAGCGCAGTCGCCCTCTCCAATTAACCGAAGCCGGCCGTTACTTTTATGAGCAGAGCGGGACGCTGCTACGCCAATTTCAGCAGGTATGCGAGCACACTCGGCGTATAGGTGAGGGGCAACGCCAGTGGCTGGGTATAGGCTTTGCCCCTTCTACACTTTATGCGGCGCTTCCTGAATTGATACGGGATCTGCGTCGAGACCCCGATCTCGAGCTGGGGCTGCATGAGATGACCACGCTACAACAGATTGAAGCCCTCAAAAGTGGACGTATCGATATCGGCTTTGGGCGAATTCATTTCGATGACCCAGCTATTCACCAGCAGGTTCTCAGTGAAGATCGTCTGGTAGCCGTTGTACCTGTTGGGCACCGTTTGCTGGATCAACCCGTCACGCTTGACCGGTTGTCCCGCGAGCCCTTCGTTCTGTATCCCGCAAATCCGCGACCGAGTTATGCCGATCACGTGCTGGCATTGTTCGCCAACCACGGGATGGGTATCCATGTGTCGCAATGGGCCAATGAATTGCAAACCGCTATTGGTCTTGTGGCGGCTGGTCTCGGCGTGACACTGGTGCCAGCATGTGTTCAACAACAGCACCGCGCTGATATCGCCTACGCAGCCATTGTGGAAAGGGAGGCGGTGTCTCCAATCATCCTCAGCCGGCGCGCGGGCGATATCAGCAACATCGTCCAGCGCTGCCTCAAACTGATGTCGATGACATAG
- a CDS encoding muconate cycloisomerase family protein yields MTSPRIVSLESIIVDLPTIRPHKLAMHTMQKQTLVIIRMRCSDGIEGIGESTTIGGLAYGNESPESIKQNIDSHLGPLLVGQDAANINAAMLRLDKAAKGNTFAKSGLESALLDAQGKRLGLPVSELLGGRVRDSLEVAWTLASGNTEKDIAEAEQMLDIRRHRIFKLKIGANEVNADLKHVIAIKKALGDRASVRVDVNQYWDESQAIRACQILGDNGIDLIEQPISRINRSGQVRLNQRSPAPIMADESIESVEDAFSLAADGAASIFALKIAKNGGPRAVLRTAQIAEAAGIALYGGTMLEGAIGTLASAHAFVTLNKLTWGTELFGPLLLTEEIVTEAPVYRDFQLEVPRTPGLGLTLDEERLAFFSRK; encoded by the coding sequence ATGACTTCACCCCGAATCGTGAGCCTTGAGTCGATCATCGTCGACTTGCCGACAATCCGCCCACACAAGCTGGCGATGCACACCATGCAGAAGCAGACGCTGGTGATCATCCGCATGCGTTGCAGCGACGGTATCGAAGGCATCGGCGAGTCCACCACCATCGGTGGCCTGGCCTACGGCAACGAGAGCCCTGAAAGCATTAAGCAGAACATCGACAGCCATCTCGGCCCGCTTCTGGTGGGTCAGGATGCAGCGAATATCAACGCCGCCATGCTGCGTCTGGACAAGGCAGCCAAGGGCAACACCTTTGCCAAGTCCGGCCTGGAAAGCGCGCTGCTCGACGCACAGGGCAAACGCCTCGGGCTGCCCGTCAGCGAGCTGCTGGGTGGCCGCGTGCGCGACAGCCTGGAAGTGGCCTGGACCCTGGCCAGCGGCAACACCGAGAAGGACATCGCTGAAGCTGAACAGATGCTGGACATTCGCCGACATCGCATCTTCAAGTTGAAGATCGGTGCGAACGAGGTGAACGCTGACCTCAAGCACGTCATTGCGATCAAGAAAGCGCTGGGCGACCGCGCCAGCGTGCGTGTCGACGTTAACCAGTACTGGGACGAATCCCAGGCAATCCGTGCCTGCCAGATTCTTGGTGACAATGGTATCGACCTGATCGAGCAACCGATCTCACGGATAAACCGCAGCGGGCAGGTGCGCCTGAATCAACGCAGCCCGGCGCCGATCATGGCCGACGAATCCATCGAGAGCGTCGAGGACGCCTTCAGCCTCGCAGCGGACGGCGCGGCCAGTATCTTCGCCCTGAAGATCGCCAAGAACGGCGGGCCACGTGCCGTGCTGCGCACCGCGCAGATCGCCGAAGCGGCCGGTATCGCGCTGTACGGCGGGACCATGCTCGAAGGTGCTATCGGCACCCTGGCTTCGGCTCACGCATTCGTCACCCTTAACAAACTGACCTGGGGCACCGAGCTGTTCGGGCCGCTATTGCTCACCGAAGAAATCGTCACCGAGGCGCCGGTCTATCGCGACTTCCAACTGGAAGTGCCGCGCACGCCGGGCCTTGGTCTGACGCTCGATGAAGAGCGCCTGGCGTTCTTCAGCCGCAAGTAA
- a CDS encoding helix-turn-helix domain-containing protein translates to MKRIPNYGLYGETAQPAWRDMLHCEWINERSEQFQWEIKPHQHDALLQLFYIRSGGGEVSLENQHLPFTGPCILVLPNRTVHAFSYQRDTDGPVITAAQRPLESMARIVAPGLLGFLQRPSVVPLPWQADGSEPIWPLIELIQAEARSEARGNLAAGHSLLLTLLIHAARLDVSINTAPRPGKSRRAAVLRQFRELVDKHFRNHWTLSRYSETLGMTTATLGRVCREEAGVAPSAIINERIVREAQRQLAYTSLHIQQIARDLGFADTAYFSRFFRKQAGLKPSEFRGAFKRDG, encoded by the coding sequence ATGAAGCGAATTCCCAACTACGGCCTATATGGCGAGACCGCCCAGCCCGCCTGGCGCGACATGCTGCACTGCGAATGGATCAACGAACGCAGCGAGCAATTTCAGTGGGAAATCAAACCGCATCAGCACGATGCGCTGCTGCAGTTGTTCTACATCCGTAGCGGTGGCGGCGAGGTTTCGCTGGAAAACCAGCACCTGCCGTTCACCGGCCCCTGCATCCTGGTCCTGCCGAACCGCACCGTGCATGCGTTCAGCTACCAACGCGACACCGACGGACCGGTCATCACCGCGGCACAACGGCCGCTGGAATCGATGGCGCGCATCGTGGCGCCGGGGCTGTTGGGCTTCCTGCAGCGCCCGAGCGTCGTGCCGTTACCCTGGCAGGCGGACGGCAGCGAACCCATCTGGCCACTGATCGAACTGATCCAGGCGGAAGCGCGAAGCGAGGCCCGCGGGAACCTCGCAGCGGGCCATTCACTGCTGCTGACGTTGCTGATTCATGCCGCGCGGCTGGACGTCTCCATCAACACCGCGCCACGGCCTGGCAAAAGCCGCCGTGCCGCCGTGCTAAGGCAATTCCGCGAATTGGTCGACAAGCACTTCCGCAACCACTGGACGCTGAGCCGCTACAGCGAAACCCTGGGAATGACTACAGCCACGCTCGGTCGCGTTTGCCGCGAAGAGGCCGGCGTTGCGCCCAGCGCGATCATCAACGAACGCATCGTCCGCGAGGCACAGCGGCAACTGGCCTACACGAGCCTGCATATCCAGCAGATCGCGCGTGACCTGGGTTTCGCCGACACCGCTTATTTCAGTCGATTCTTCCGCAAGCAGGCCGGACTCAAGCCCAGTGAATTTCGTGGTGCGTTCAAACGAGATGGTTGA
- a CDS encoding site-specific integrase: protein MSQHPQPLFETFERFRQLNFHNLNGELPVVRDFLLGCDDQLQAVESYRAVRGFLKSYAGNEATFNSYRTHVERLLLWCLVVIRKPLVELRRRDAEAFMEFCLNPQDGWIGPVVKSRFLRMGGRKKLDTDTYIINEHWRPFSQSVAKRERKIAEETAVAVPSRRYRMSQGSVAQVFAVCGSFFQHSIDEGLTEVNPFRAVKQKSIYKQRNTLDVASRSLTQLQWSYVIETAEQMAAADSVHERTLFITATLFSMYLRVSDIVGRDNWTPTMSDIRRDSTGTWWYHAVGKGNKAAKISIRDDYIHAYLMRYRVHLGLPPLPSAHESTPLIASLKGRAGLSDRHIRLLLQELFDRSLARMSEEGWSDDEIDQLRSASLHWLRHTSATFDAPHRDMKDLQADLRHSSMSTTQNTYYNSLDEQRAHSVKGLKVKQ, encoded by the coding sequence ATGTCGCAGCATCCCCAACCGCTTTTCGAAACCTTCGAGCGTTTCCGCCAACTTAACTTTCATAACCTCAATGGCGAGCTTCCTGTTGTTCGGGACTTCCTCCTCGGCTGTGACGATCAGCTACAGGCGGTTGAGAGCTATCGCGCCGTTCGCGGCTTCCTCAAGTCATACGCGGGTAACGAAGCCACCTTCAACTCTTATAGAACCCATGTAGAGCGCTTGTTGCTCTGGTGCCTCGTGGTCATTCGTAAGCCCCTCGTCGAATTGCGTCGACGGGACGCCGAAGCCTTCATGGAGTTTTGCCTGAACCCGCAGGATGGATGGATCGGCCCCGTTGTCAAATCCCGCTTCCTCCGCATGGGCGGACGCAAGAAGCTCGATACCGACACCTACATTATTAATGAGCACTGGCGGCCCTTCAGCCAGTCGGTGGCGAAGCGCGAGCGTAAGATCGCCGAAGAAACTGCAGTTGCTGTCCCCTCCCGTCGCTATCGCATGTCCCAAGGCTCGGTGGCGCAAGTATTCGCGGTATGTGGCAGTTTTTTCCAGCATTCCATCGATGAGGGCCTGACCGAGGTAAACCCCTTTCGGGCAGTGAAACAGAAATCTATCTACAAACAACGCAACACCTTGGATGTAGCCTCCCGCTCCCTGACCCAGCTGCAGTGGAGCTATGTTATCGAAACCGCCGAACAGATGGCGGCCGCGGATTCAGTGCACGAGCGTACTTTGTTCATCACCGCTACTTTATTTTCTATGTATTTGCGAGTGTCCGACATAGTCGGGAGAGATAACTGGACGCCCACGATGAGTGATATCCGTCGCGATAGTACGGGGACTTGGTGGTATCACGCGGTGGGCAAGGGCAACAAAGCGGCGAAGATCAGCATCCGCGACGACTACATTCACGCCTATCTAATGCGCTACCGTGTACACCTCGGGCTTCCTCCCCTGCCCTCCGCTCATGAGAGCACTCCGCTAATTGCCTCACTAAAAGGTCGAGCTGGGCTTTCTGACCGCCACATTCGATTGCTGCTACAGGAACTGTTTGATCGTTCGTTGGCTCGCATGTCTGAAGAAGGCTGGAGCGATGACGAGATTGATCAGCTGCGCTCGGCGTCGTTGCATTGGTTGCGTCATACATCCGCCACTTTCGATGCACCGCACCGTGACATGAAGGATCTCCAGGCCGACCTTCGTCACAGCAGTATGAGTACCACCCAGAATACCTATTACAACTCGCTAGATGAGCAGCGCGCTCACTCCGTAAAGGGGCTGAAAGTAAAACAGTAG
- a CDS encoding BPSL0761 family protein → MSLVKERTAAVVQTRNFLLELSRESSLPESLRRQAKHLLRHYPTSDDVWLAGRAEERRRYELRLLEDKHGPLHPSLGLWLVVDPMFCDESADASSATP, encoded by the coding sequence ATGAGCTTGGTAAAAGAACGTACCGCCGCCGTTGTGCAGACACGAAATTTTCTTCTTGAATTGTCTAGAGAATCATCTCTACCTGAATCCTTACGTCGTCAGGCAAAGCATCTATTGAGGCATTACCCCACCTCTGATGATGTTTGGCTAGCTGGTAGGGCTGAAGAACGGCGTCGATACGAGCTACGACTATTAGAGGATAAGCATGGTCCTCTGCATCCGTCGCTTGGCCTTTGGCTTGTCGTAGATCCGATGTTTTGTGACGAGAGCGCTGATGCGAGCTCAGCCACACCGTAG
- a CDS encoding SLC13 family permease, whose amino-acid sequence MGPLSAEESRVLMVFSGAVFCWVFLPLLARIPLIEGALPWLTNVNDTSVAILAAVLMFVVPATKGQGALLNWSATRDVPWGVLILFGGGLTLSAQFTATGLSVWIGESVSGLAGLPPILILIVTALVIILLTELTSNTATAAAFFPIMGSIAVGLGIDPLLMTIVVTFAVSCAFMLPVATPSNAVAFATGDLPIRHMIRAGIWMNVIGLLLIIIALYTIVPLVFDVSF is encoded by the coding sequence ATGGGGCCGTTATCAGCCGAAGAGAGCCGCGTGCTGATGGTATTTTCAGGTGCCGTCTTCTGTTGGGTATTCCTTCCGCTGTTGGCACGGATTCCGCTGATTGAAGGGGCACTTCCATGGCTGACCAATGTTAACGACACCAGTGTGGCGATTCTGGCTGCCGTGCTTATGTTCGTGGTTCCAGCAACCAAAGGGCAGGGGGCTTTGCTGAACTGGTCAGCGACGCGTGATGTTCCTTGGGGTGTCCTGATCTTGTTTGGCGGCGGCTTGACCTTGTCAGCACAATTCACAGCTACAGGCCTGAGCGTCTGGATTGGCGAGAGCGTTTCCGGACTCGCCGGGTTACCCCCAATCCTTATCCTGATTGTGACAGCCTTGGTCATCATCCTTCTAACCGAACTCACGAGCAACACGGCTACCGCAGCGGCGTTCTTTCCAATCATGGGTTCGATTGCGGTAGGACTTGGTATCGATCCGCTGCTTATGACCATTGTCGTTACGTTTGCAGTCAGCTGCGCCTTCATGCTGCCCGTGGCCACGCCATCCAATGCCGTCGCTTTCGCCACAGGAGACCTGCCTATCCGGCACATGATTCGAGCTGGTATATGGATGAACGTTATTGGACTGCTGCTGATTATCATCGCACTTTATACAATCGTACCGCTGGTCTTTGACGTCTCGTTTTGA